Proteins encoded by one window of Microtus pennsylvanicus isolate mMicPen1 chromosome 18, mMicPen1.hap1, whole genome shotgun sequence:
- the Ccdc89 gene encoding coiled-coil domain-containing protein 89, with product MPQDGKTLRMDTPPPDEPLGKQNENLQSQDEELGFKEMDGLREALANLRGLSEEEKGEKAMLRSRIQEQSQLICILKRRADEALERCQILELLNNELEEKRMQEIEKMKVQSEHVQKLEGRFMTLAANHELMIRFKDEHKNENIRLKEENEKLKRENSSLFSKALKDQEDKVLQLTAHNKALAEELQVLKQRCAHDASQAQAREKELLGLQNQQACAHAEEREQLLSQLQSLKQQHRQATEQMAKDQEAHSSLSQELQARLQTVSREKEELLQLSMERGKVLQNKQAEIRQLEEKLETAAMAKKHALERFEQEAVAVDSNLRVRELQRKVDGIQKAYDELRLQSEAFKKHSLDLLSKERELNAKLRHLFP from the coding sequence ATGCCTCAGGACGGGAAGACGCTTAGGATGGATACCCCACCCCCCGACGAGCCCCTTGGGAAGCAAAACGAAAATCTGCAAAGCCAGGATGAGGAACTGGGGTTTAAGGAAATGGACGGCCTGAGAGAAGCTTTGGCCAACCTTAGGGGACTGTCTGAGGAAGAGAAGGGCGAGAAGGCAATGCTCCGCTCCCGCATCCAAGAGCAGTCCCAGCTCATCTGCATCCTGAAACGCAGAGCCGATGAGGCTCTGGAACGCTGCCAGATCCTGGAATTGCTCAACAATGAGCTGGAGGAGAAGAGGATGCAGGAGATAGAGAAGATGAAGGTCCAGAGTGAGCACGTCCAAAAGCTGGAGGGTCGCTTTATGACCCTCGCAGCCAACCACGAGCTGATGATTCGTTTCAAGGACGAGCACAAGAATGAAAACATCAGACTGAAGGAGGAGAACGAGAAGCTGAAGCGGGAGAATAGCAGCCTCTTCAGTAAGGCTCTGAAAGACCAGGAAGACAAGGTACTGCAGCTTACCGCACACAACAAGGCCTTGGCGGAGGAATTGCAGGTCTTGAAACAGAGATGTGCTCACGATGCCAGCCAGGCTCAGGCCCGAGAGAAGGAGCTGCTGGGTCTGCAGAACCAGCAGGCCTGTGCCCATGCCGAGGAGAGAGAGCAGCTGCTCAGCCAGCTGCAGAGCCTCAAGCAGCAACACCGGCAGGCCACCGAACAGATGGCGAAGGACCAGGAGGCCCACAGCAGCCTGAGCCAGGAGCTGCAGGCTAGGCTGCAGACTGTCTCGCGCGAGAAAGAGGAGCTGCTGCAGCTGTCCATGGAGAGGGGCAAGGTTCTCCAGAACAAGCAAGCAGAGATCCGCCAGCTTGAGGAGAAGCTGGAGACGGCAGCCATGGCCAAGAAGCATGCACTCGAACGCTTCGAGCAGGAGGCGGTGGCCGTTGACAGTAACTTGAGGGTTCGAGAGCTTCAGCGCAAGGTAGACGGGATCCAAAAAGCTTATGACGAGCTCCGTCTCCAATCAGAAGCCTTCAAAAAGCACAGCCTGGATCTTTTAAGCAAGGAGAGAGAACTTAACGCCAAACTCCGCCATCTCTTCCCATAA